The Chamaesiphon minutus PCC 6605 DNA window TATGCTTTGCTCGTCCCCCGACCCTTGAGGGCAGGGCTAGTGAATGCTAGAAATTTAGGGGCAAAGAGTCAGGATCGTCACTGAAATCTTCAGGGATGTCATCTTTTGAGGTATTACGGCTAATCTCCTCATCTTCATTTCCTTCGGGTTCATGTATTACCCTCATCCGTGATAACGGCTGTGTTCTTGGTTGTGGAGGACTTACTATGCTTTCAAATGTCATCGTTCCCAATCCAAATCTCATCAGAGACTGTGGTGTCAAATGAATTTTTCGTTTGATGCGATGATAGTCCACTATGTAGTTCATCTGTCTCCACAATGATTGTAGAGCCTCTAAAATGGCTAGCTCGACATCTTCATCTGTATTATTTGGATCTTCAGACAAAGCGTTCGCCCGAAAGTGGGCTTTAGCGGCTGCGAGTAATTGTCCCTTAACGTTCTTATTTGACTTGAGATAGTTTGCCAGTAGCAGTTCGTCAGGATCGTTGTCTAGCAGATCTATCGTTAATAGCTTCTTAATCTTTTTGATCGTCATACTTTATCGATCGCTACCCGTTCAAGCATTCATTTCAGTCTAACAGTTTCTAACTTGTATTGCGATCGTCGGGGATCTATTCCTGCATTATGTGTTGAATTTCCTGGCATTTAAACATGAGTTAAACCTGGGTCAAACCTGGGTTAAACCTGGGTCAAACCTGGGTCGAACACGAGTCGAACACGAGTCGAACACGAGTCGAACACGAGTCGAACACGAGTCGAACCTAAATTAAACATGAGTCAAACCTGGGTTCAACCTGGGTTCAACCTGGGTCAGACCTGGGTTCAACCTGGGTCAAAAATGATAGATAAATAGTTACTGCTCAAATTGATGTCCCATGCTCGATATTTCTAGTATTAATATAAGGATTTGGATTAGTATCGATATCAAAGCACATTACTTACCCGCCAATAGCGCAGCTATTTTGGCTAATCTCACACCTAGCCAGCTATGTGTATCGTCTGACGACTCGTTAAGTCTATCGACTTAACAACACACAGCATGGCTGGGGAGTTCCCCAGACCCTCATCCCTAGTTCTATCATTACTTAATATTTTCTAGCACAAACATTAGCTTTTTAAATTCTGTATTTTTGTGTTTTATTACTGTAACTTCTATGTTGACGATTGAAACTTGCGTGTATTGCGTGGGTATCTGCTAACTCGATTCTTAACTACGAATTGTGCTATATGGGTAAGAGCAAGCAAATTAAGAACAACCGGATTACTCTACGATTTATTAACGATCTATTTGACGAGATCGCTGTACAGGCAGAAGCTTGTAACTCAACCGCCACGGTATACCTTCAGAACTTAATCGATCGTGTCCTGCGCTCTACTCCTACTCCACTAACTCTAGTAACTCACCGCGACCGCGATTTGGAACTCTATCGCGCCTACTTACTGTGGCACCAAGAGTTACGATCTCAAGGTAACAACCTCAATCAGATTACCAAAGCGATTCATGCGGCAAATCTAGACGATCGAATGGTCGATCCTACCAATTGTTTGCGAGTGTTATCGAGCATCGCTAAAGCCAATCAGGAAATTGCTGCCGCCATTGCTAAATTGGAGCAATCGCTTTGATTAGCAACATTACCAAAGGGTCGAATTTTGGCGGGTTGCTGCGCTATTTACTACACGAATCAAAGCAACCCCAGATCGTCGCGCCCTATATGTTGGCTGATAACGCGAGCGATTTGGCGATCGAGTTCGATCGAATTGCCAGTCTGCGGCCCACGACTCAATTACCCGTCCGGCATATCTCGCTGTCCTTTGCACCCGCCGATGATGGCAAGGTATCGGATTCAGATAAAGAAGCGATCGTCGTGCGGGTAGTTGCCGAAATGGGGTACGAAGATTGTCAATTTATCGGTATCGCCCACCACCGCGACGACCCAGGACATGACTTACCACACGACCACGAACATCTACATATCGTTGTGAATGCCGTCAATGTTCATGGGGAGAGAGTTTCTGATAGTTGGGACAGGTTCAGGATTCAACCGATTCTGCGGGAGATCGAGCGCGACTTTGGCTTGCAGCCCGTCAAAAACTCTTGGGAACTAGATCGGGATAGATCTGCTCAAGCCAAGCCACAAGTCTCGACCGACTTGAAGCAACAAGTCGATCGATCCTTAGAGGACTGCCCCAATCTAGAGACTTGGCTGATGCGCTTGCAGGAGTCCCAAATCGATGTCCGATTTGCCCTGAGAAAAGATAATAAGATCAATG harbors:
- a CDS encoding plasmid mobilization relaxosome protein MobC; the encoded protein is MGKSKQIKNNRITLRFINDLFDEIAVQAEACNSTATVYLQNLIDRVLRSTPTPLTLVTHRDRDLELYRAYLLWHQELRSQGNNLNQITKAIHAANLDDRMVDPTNCLRVLSSIAKANQEIAAAIAKLEQSL